The genomic DNA GCGACTCCTGCGCTTCCGAAGGACCTTCGCCCGTGCCCTGGTCCGCGGCCGCGGCGCTCTCCGACGCCACGCTACCCGCGGCGCCCGATTCGCCCGAGACCGTCTCCTCGACGACCCCCTCGTCCACGGGCTCGGCGGGGGCTCCGGGCTCCACCACCGATTCGTCCACGACCTCCGCCGGCTTGAAGGGAGTGACCTTCTGCAACTTCGGTCCTTCCTCGGCGGGCGTCGGCTCGGAGACCTCGGCGGGCTCGGCCTTCTTCGGGAGCTCGACCTTCTGCATCTTCTTCTTCGGCGCGGCCGTCTCGGCCTCCGTCGGTCCGGGCGCGGCCTCCTCGGCCTTCGCCTCGTCCTGGGCCCGGCGCCGTGCTTCTTCCTTCTCGCGCTGCTTGGCCGCGATCTTCTCGCGAGCCGACATGCGCTTCGGCTTGGACCTGGCCTTCTCGACCTCGACGCGGGCGGTCTTCTCGACCACCTTCTCGCCACGCTCCTCGAGCTGACGGAAGTGACGCTCGACCAACTCGAGGTCCTCGTCGTTGAGCACCGACATGTGTGACTTGGCCACGACCCCGAGCTCCTGCAATAGGTTGAGAATGGCCTTGCTGGTCGTGCCGTGGGCCTTCGCGATTTCGTAGACGCGGTTCTTCTCCGCCAAACCCGATCACCTCGAATCCGTCAGGTGACGCTTCAATCCGGACACGAACCCCGGTTCGTGCACCGAGACCACCGACAGTCTCTCGCGGCCGAGGGCCCCGGCGAGATCGTCGGTGTCGAGCAGCGCATCGTCGACGACCGAATCGCCGCGTGCGCGCTGGATCTTTCCCGCGAGGTCCTTCCCCGCGTCGCGAGCCAGGAGGACGACGCCCGGAGCCTCGTGGCGCAGCGCCCGGAGAACCGGGCCCGCACCGAGTCGCAGGGCTCCTGCGCGGTGCGCCAGGCCCAACAGCCCCAGCACCGCGCGACGTCGCTCGCTCTCCGCTCCGCTCATTCCTCGGACGACTCACCCCGGAAGATGTCTTCCTCGGTGAGCTTCTTCCCGTCTTCCTTCTTCTTCTCGTCGCCCTCGCCGGCCGCTGCCTGCTCGCCGAAGATGTCCTTCTCCTCGAGCTTCTTCTCGGCCTCGCCGGCCTCTTCGCCGAAGATCTCCTGGTCGAAGAAGCTCCTCGACTGCTCGGCCTTCTCCCGCTCGATCATCTCCTCGACCTGCTTGCGCAGCTCCTCGAGCGTGGCCTGGGCGGTGGCGATCAGTTCCTCCGCCTGCTCGGCCTCGAGACCCGCCAGCAACGTGAGCTGCTCGACGGTGACCGAGGCCATCTCCTCGACCGTGTCGATGCCGGCGCCCTTGATCTGGACGGCCATCTGCTCGTCGACACCCGACATGTCGCCGATGTCCATGGACAGTTCCTCGGCGATACGCTGGCGCATGTACTGCTCGCTGGCGCTCACCAGGTCGATCTTCCATCCGGTGAGCTTGCTCGCGAGGCGCACGTTCTTGCCCTCGCGGCCGATGGCCAGGCTGAGCTGGTCGTCGTCGACCACGGCCGTGACCTGCTGGGCGTCTTCCTCGGGCAGGATCTGATTGACCCGCGCCGGCGACAAGGCCCGCGTGACCAGGGTCATGGGATCCTCGCTCCAGGGCACGATGTCGATCTTCTCGCCACCGAGCTCGCGGGTCACCGCCTGCACGCGACTGCCCTTCATGCCGACGCAGCTACCGACGGCGTCGACCCGCTCGTCGTGACTGACCACGGCGATCTTGCTACGGGTCCCCGGTTCGCGGGCAACGGCCTTGATCTCGACGATGCTCTCTTCGATCTCGGGCACCTCGGCCTCGAAGAGCACGCGAAGGAAGCCCGGATGTGTCCGGCTCAGGATGACCTGCGGGCCGCGGCTGCTGTTCTGGACCTCGATGATGAAGGCCTTGATGGTCTTGCCCTGGTGGTAGTTCTCTCCGCGGATGCGCTCGCGGAACGGAAGCAGGGCCTCGATCCGGCCCAGGGTGACGTAGATGTTGCCCTTGTCGACCTGCTGGACGACGCCGACCACGACCTCACCGACCTGATCGCGGAACGTCTCGTAGACCTGGGTGCGCTCGGCGTCGCGCACCTTCTGCAGGAGGACCTGCTTGGCCACACCGATCGCGTTGCGGCCGAACTCGTTGTAGTCGAGGTAGGTCTTCACGACGTCGCCGACATCGATCTCGTCGCCGTATTCGAGCTGGGCGTCTTCGACCGAGACCTGGGTCTCGCTGTCGAGCACGCGGTCGACCACGCTCTTCCGCTGGACGATCTCGATGTCGCCGGTGTCGATGTCGACGTCGACGCTGATGTCCGCGTTGAGCCCGACCTTCTTCTTCGCCGCCGACTGCAGACCGACGACGAGACTCTCGATCAGGGTCGAGGTCTCCACGTTCTTCTCGCGGACCACGGCCTGCAGGGCCTCGACGATGTTGTAGTCCATCGACTCCACGTGACTTCTTCCTTCCGGTCCCGGCGGACGTGCTACGGGACCCAGCGGCTCAGCGTCGTTCGCTCCGGCCCCCGAAGTCCAGATCGGGGTCCAGTTTGGCGCGGCGTACCCGGTCGAGTTCGATCTCGACCTCGCCGCGCTCGGCGTCGTCGACCCGGATCCGGCCGTCTTCGTAGGCCAGCAATCGACCGCGCACCTGCTCGGTGCCGTCGTCCGGGGCGTCGGCCACCACCTTCACGATCTCGCCGACGTAGCGGCGGTAGTGGTCGGGGCGGGTCAGCTTCCGGAAGATCCCCGGGCTGCTCACCTCGATGGTGTAGCGCCCGATGAACTCCCCCGCCTCGGCCTCCTCGGCTTCGATCACCTTCGCGATCGCACGGCTCGCCCGCGAGATCTCGTCGACGGTGATGCCCCCGGTCGGCGTCACCTCTCCCTCGGCCGGCATGCGGTCGACCGCGAAGCGCAGCGTCAGGCGGTTCCCCCCGGCCAGGGTCTCGAACTCCACGAGGTCGAAGCCCAGCAGCTCGAGTTCGGGCGCCGCCAGGGCCAGCACCCGGTCGTGCACCGCTTGCCTGGCGTCCATCCTCGACTCCCCGAGCTCCGACCGGCCGCCGGATCACGACCGACGGCCCACGCCCCGCCACACCCGGGCGGAACGCGATGATTCCAGATGCCTGCGTCGGTTCCGGGCTGGCCAGGAGCCAACCCTCTCGATGACGCGGTCGGGCGACGGCGTACAGGGCCAACGCCGAACCGGTCTGGGGAGTTGGCCCGGGCGGGCCAGGAACGCGGCGGGCAAAAAAAAGAAGGGAGCGTGCCCGCCCACTTCCCAGGTGAGTGGATAGCACGGAGGGCGCCGTTTGGCAAGTTCGCAGACCGTCTCAGCCGCGCGGGATCGCCCCCGAGGCGAAGTCCAGCCAGATCAGGTGCAGGACCAGGGTCCCCATCTGGTCGAGGCTCTCGGGACTGCACTTGTCCAGGGTGTCCTGCAGGGTGTGCCAGTACGGATAGTCGAAGTCGATCAGGTTCACCGCCGGGATCCCCGCCCGCAGGAAGGGGACGTGGTCGTCGAGCACGGCCTGGCCCGCGACGGGCTCGAAGGCGGGCAGGCCCAGGCTGGCCGCCCGGCGGAAGACCAGGCGCGTGAGCTGGGGCGCCTGCCGCAACGAGTATCCCTCCATGGGGATGCGCACCCCCTTCTCGCCCACCAGATCCAACAGGATCAGGGCCGCGGGGCGATAACGCGGGAAATCCCGCACGAAACGGCGGCTGCCCACCAGGTAGTACTGGGGGTCGCCCTCCTTGCCCCAGTCCTCGGCGTCGAAGAAGAGCAGGTCGACCCCGATCGGCGGCGGGTTCTCGGCCAGGACGTCGGCCAGCGCGAGCAGCACCGCCGTCCCGCTGCCCCCGTCGTTCGCGCCGGGGATCGGCAGATGCGCCACGCTCGCACTGTCACGGTCGGCCCGCGGACGCGTGTCCCAGTGCGCGGCGACGGC from Candidatus Krumholzibacteriia bacterium includes the following:
- a CDS encoding M28 family peptidase; its protein translation is MRTPIRAALLALALLVAPAAPADAVPSFDRDAAWEYLEAQLEFGPRAPGTEGHAACADWMLEVLRDRADRVVPHGFVWDDPYSDQRLQLTNIKASFRPELDTRIAVAAHWDTRPRADRDSASVAHLPIPGANDGGSGTAVLLALADVLAENPPPIGVDLLFFDAEDWGKEGDPQYYLVGSRRFVRDFPRYRPAALILLDLVGEKGVRIPMEGYSLRQAPQLTRLVFRRAASLGLPAFEPVAGQAVLDDHVPFLRAGIPAVNLIDFDYPYWHTLQDTLDKCSPESLDQMGTLVLHLIWLDFASGAIPRG
- the nusA gene encoding transcription termination factor NusA yields the protein MDYNIVEALQAVVREKNVETSTLIESLVVGLQSAAKKKVGLNADISVDVDIDTGDIEIVQRKSVVDRVLDSETQVSVEDAQLEYGDEIDVGDVVKTYLDYNEFGRNAIGVAKQVLLQKVRDAERTQVYETFRDQVGEVVVGVVQQVDKGNIYVTLGRIEALLPFRERIRGENYHQGKTIKAFIIEVQNSSRGPQVILSRTHPGFLRVLFEAEVPEIEESIVEIKAVAREPGTRSKIAVVSHDERVDAVGSCVGMKGSRVQAVTRELGGEKIDIVPWSEDPMTLVTRALSPARVNQILPEEDAQQVTAVVDDDQLSLAIGREGKNVRLASKLTGWKIDLVSASEQYMRQRIAEELSMDIGDMSGVDEQMAVQIKGAGIDTVEEMASVTVEQLTLLAGLEAEQAEELIATAQATLEELRKQVEEMIEREKAEQSRSFFDQEIFGEEAGEAEKKLEEKDIFGEQAAAGEGDEKKKEDGKKLTEEDIFRGESSEE
- the rimP gene encoding ribosome maturation factor RimP, which codes for MDARQAVHDRVLALAAPELELLGFDLVEFETLAGGNRLTLRFAVDRMPAEGEVTPTGGITVDEISRASRAIAKVIEAEEAEAGEFIGRYTIEVSSPGIFRKLTRPDHYRRYVGEIVKVVADAPDDGTEQVRGRLLAYEDGRIRVDDAERGEVEIELDRVRRAKLDPDLDFGGRSERR